The proteins below are encoded in one region of Pseudomonadota bacterium:
- a CDS encoding elongation factor Tu, with translation NVTLNVELVTPIALEKELRFAIREGGKTVGAGVVTEIIE, from the coding sequence AATGTAACCCTCAACGTGGAACTCGTCACCCCCATCGCCCTGGAGAAGGAACTCCGCTTCGCCATCAGGGAAGGGGGCAAGACCGTAGGTGCTGGCGTTGTGACTGAGATAATAGAGTAG
- the rpsJ gene encoding 30S ribosomal protein S10, which yields MRQRIRICLKAFDHGLLDQSVKEIVDAAKKTGAQVVGPVPLPTMIQKFCVLRSPHIDKKSREQFEIRTHKRLIDIVDPTQQTVDALMKLELAAGVDVEIKS from the coding sequence ATGAGGCAACGAATCAGGATATGTCTGAAAGCCTTTGATCATGGTTTACTTGATCAATCGGTTAAAGAGATAGTGGATGCTGCAAAGAAGACAGGTGCACAAGTAGTGGGGCCTGTTCCTCTACCTACAATGATACAAAAATTTTGTGTCTTGAGGTCTCCGCATATAGATAAGAAATCACGTGAACAGTTTGAAATCAGAACGCATAAAAGACTGATCGATATTGTTGATCCGACACAACAAACTGTTGATGCCCTTATGAAATTAGAGCTTGCAGCAGGCGTTGATGTGGAGATTAAGTCTTGA
- the rplD gene encoding 50S ribosomal protein L4, with the protein MWRLSLEVYNMAIAELLDIKGEKIGEVEIKDEVFGVDVKPHLIHDVVRMQLAKRRSGTASTKTRKDVNASGAKPFKQKGTGRARQGSMRSPLQVGGGVVFGPHPRDYSYTIPKKARRSALRSALTVRYTGFNMKILDKLEIEGISTKTFNGILKTLNLTKPLFIINQKDEVIEKSARNIPYVKVLRTDGLNVYDIIRHEQLVLTLDALRKIEEVLAT; encoded by the coding sequence ATGTGGAGATTAAGTCTTGAGGTGTATAACATGGCAATAGCAGAATTACTTGATATAAAAGGCGAGAAGATCGGTGAAGTAGAGATAAAAGATGAGGTCTTTGGTGTTGATGTAAAGCCTCACCTGATACACGATGTGGTTAGAATGCAGCTTGCAAAGCGCAGAAGCGGCACAGCCTCCACAAAGACCAGGAAAGATGTGAACGCAAGCGGAGCCAAGCCATTCAAACAAAAAGGAACTGGAAGGGCAAGGCAGGGAAGTATGAGATCACCCTTGCAGGTTGGCGGCGGTGTCGTATTCGGGCCTCACCCGAGGGATTACAGTTATACAATCCCCAAAAAGGCAAGAAGGAGCGCCCTGAGATCTGCCCTTACTGTGAGATATACCGGATTCAACATGAAAATACTTGATAAATTGGAAATAGAGGGAATAAGTACAAAGACGTTCAACGGGATTTTAAAAACGCTGAACCTTACAAAGCCCCTTTTTATTATTAACCAGAAGGATGAAGTTATAGAGAAATCAGCACGGAATATTCCCTATGTAAAGGTATTACGGACAGATGGTTTAAATGTATACGATATTATAAGGCATGAGCAGCTGGTATTGACGTTGGATGCGCTCCGAAAGATTGAAGAGGTATTGGCAACATGA
- a CDS encoding 50S ribosomal protein L23, whose amino-acid sequence MNEYDIVLRPIITEKSSLLKDNANQYIFEVHRDANKIEIKKAIEKLFKVKVLSVRISIMDGKIRKLGKFSGKRPDWKKAIIKVSPKDKITIFEGA is encoded by the coding sequence ATGAACGAATACGATATTGTTTTAAGACCGATAATCACAGAGAAGAGCTCACTTTTAAAGGATAACGCCAATCAGTACATTTTTGAAGTACACAGAGATGCGAACAAGATAGAAATCAAAAAAGCCATTGAAAAGCTTTTTAAGGTGAAGGTTCTTTCCGTAAGGATCTCTATAATGGATGGCAAAATAAGAAAGCTCGGGAAATTCTCTGGAAAGAGGCCTGACTGGAAAAAGGCAATTATTAAAGTCAGTCCTAAAGATAAAATAACGATTTTTGAGGGTGCATAA
- the rplB gene encoding 50S ribosomal protein L2, whose protein sequence is MGIREYKPTSSGRRFMSANTFEEITKGKPEKSLTGPVKKTGGRNNVGRITTRHIGGGHRRKYRVIDFKRDKLEVPGKVFGIEYDPNRSSHIALIHYADGEKRYILAPLGLKVGDHVVASMKADTEIKEGNTLPLKFVPAGAFVHNVEMKPGKGGQLARSAGSYAQLVAKEGEYGHVRLPSGGVRLVNLSCMATIGQVGNIDHENVTIGKAGKSRWLGTRPTVRGTAMNPVDHPLGGGEGRSKGGRHPCSPWGQLAKGLKTRKNKRTDKFIIKLRG, encoded by the coding sequence ATGGGTATAAGAGAATATAAACCGACTTCTTCAGGCAGAAGGTTTATGAGCGCCAACACCTTTGAAGAAATTACGAAGGGTAAGCCGGAAAAATCTTTAACAGGACCTGTTAAGAAAACAGGTGGAAGAAACAATGTCGGCAGGATAACAACGAGGCATATAGGGGGCGGTCACCGCAGGAAATATAGAGTAATCGATTTTAAGCGGGACAAGTTAGAGGTTCCCGGTAAGGTTTTTGGAATCGAATATGATCCGAACAGATCCTCACATATTGCCCTCATACATTATGCAGACGGCGAAAAAAGGTACATTCTCGCGCCTCTCGGTTTAAAAGTAGGAGACCATGTTGTTGCAAGCATGAAGGCAGATACTGAGATTAAGGAAGGTAATACGCTCCCCTTAAAGTTTGTTCCTGCAGGGGCATTTGTGCATAATGTTGAGATGAAGCCCGGTAAAGGCGGACAGTTGGCAAGGAGCGCCGGGAGTTATGCTCAACTTGTAGCAAAAGAAGGTGAGTATGGTCATGTGAGGCTTCCCTCCGGGGGTGTCAGGTTGGTGAATCTGTCGTGCATGGCGACAATAGGACAGGTTGGAAATATCGATCACGAGAATGTGACAATCGGCAAGGCCGGAAAATCAAGGTGGCTTGGCACCAGGCCCACCGTGAGAGGAACCGCAATGAACCCTGTAGACCACCCCCTCGGTGGTGGTGAAGGGAGATCGAAAGGTGGAAGGCACCCTTGTTCACCATGGGGGCAGCTTGCAAAAGGCTTGAAGACAAGGAAAAATAAAAGAACAGATAAATTTATCATTAAGCTAAGAGGGTAG
- the rpsS gene encoding 30S ribosomal protein S19 has product MARSLRKGPYIVKKLLSKVEETKKTKSSKVIKTWDRSSTISPDFVGITLAVHNGKKFIPVFVTEEMVGHKLGEFSPTRTFHGHSGDRKAKVVKRKD; this is encoded by the coding sequence GTGGCGAGATCTTTAAGAAAAGGGCCGTACATTGTTAAAAAATTGTTGAGTAAAGTCGAGGAAACAAAAAAGACGAAAAGCTCAAAGGTGATAAAAACATGGGATAGAAGTTCTACCATTAGCCCTGATTTTGTAGGGATAACCCTTGCTGTTCATAATGGTAAGAAGTTTATACCTGTTTTTGTGACAGAGGAAATGGTGGGGCATAAGCTTGGCGAGTTTTCTCCGACGAGGACTTTTCACGGCCACTCAGGGGATAGAAAGGCAAAAGTGGTAAAGAGGAAGGATTAA
- the rplV gene encoding 50S ribosomal protein L22, which yields MEIVARTRMIRISPRKVRIVGDVIKKKNINDAMGMLMYMPQKAAFILKKLLDSAIANAKQKKYVDVDNLFVKNVIVDGGPVLKRFLPRAMGRATKVRKRSSHITMILDEL from the coding sequence ATGGAAATTGTTGCAAGGACAAGGATGATAAGGATATCTCCGAGAAAAGTGAGAATTGTAGGAGATGTTATAAAAAAGAAAAATATTAATGATGCCATGGGTATGCTCATGTACATGCCGCAGAAGGCTGCATTTATTTTAAAAAAACTTCTCGACAGTGCCATTGCAAATGCAAAGCAGAAGAAATATGTTGATGTGGATAACCTTTTCGTAAAAAATGTGATTGTTGACGGGGGGCCAGTGTTGAAAAGATTCCTCCCAAGGGCAATGGGAAGGGCAACGAAGGTCAGAAAAAGATCAAGCCATATTACAATGATTTTGGATGAACTTTAA
- the rpsC gene encoding 30S ribosomal protein S3, with the protein MGQKTHPYGFRLGVIKTWDSKWFASKNYAKFLYEDIIIKKFLKTKLKQAGVSRIEIERAANKDKRVKINIYSARPGLVIGRKGAEVENLKKELQKMTDKEVVLNITEVKRPEVDAQLVAENVALQLERRVSFRRAMKRNVSQAMKFGAKGIKAMCAGRLAGAEIARTEWYREGRVPLQTLRADIDYGFAISMTKYGVIGVKVWIFKGEVFQEAV; encoded by the coding sequence ATGGGTCAAAAGACACATCCTTACGGTTTTCGCCTTGGGGTAATAAAAACATGGGATTCAAAATGGTTTGCTTCAAAGAATTATGCAAAATTTCTTTACGAAGATATCATTATAAAGAAATTCCTGAAAACAAAGCTCAAACAGGCAGGCGTTTCGAGGATAGAAATAGAAAGGGCAGCCAACAAAGATAAGAGAGTGAAGATCAACATATATTCTGCAAGGCCAGGCCTTGTAATAGGAAGAAAAGGCGCAGAGGTGGAAAACCTCAAAAAGGAACTCCAGAAGATGACGGACAAGGAAGTTGTCCTGAATATCACTGAAGTAAAGAGACCGGAAGTTGATGCACAGCTCGTTGCAGAAAATGTGGCCTTACAACTTGAAAGAAGGGTTTCCTTCAGAAGGGCCATGAAAAGGAATGTGTCTCAGGCTATGAAGTTTGGTGCAAAAGGCATAAAGGCAATGTGTGCCGGCAGATTAGCAGGGGCTGAGATTGCCAGGACAGAATGGTACCGTGAGGGAAGAGTCCCTCTCCAGACCTTAAGGGCTGATATAGATTATGGATTTGCCATATCTATGACAAAATATGGCGTCATAGGCGTAAAGGTGTGGATTTTTAAAGGCGAAGTATTTCAGGAGGCGGTGTAA
- the rplP gene encoding 50S ribosomal protein L16, with amino-acid sequence MLSPKRVKYRKQQKGRMTGTSSRGNTVSFGDFGLQALECGRLTARQIEAARIALTRYVKRTGKVWIRVFPDKPITKKPAEVRMGKGKGATEGWVAVVRPGKVLYEIKGVPEDKAREALRIASFKLPIETRFIVRSEDL; translated from the coding sequence ATGCTTTCACCAAAGAGGGTTAAATATAGAAAGCAGCAGAAGGGCAGGATGACGGGCACTTCGAGCAGGGGCAATACAGTAAGTTTCGGGGATTTTGGTTTACAGGCCCTTGAGTGCGGAAGGCTTACTGCACGGCAGATAGAGGCAGCAAGGATTGCACTTACAAGATATGTAAAGAGAACCGGAAAAGTATGGATAAGGGTCTTTCCCGATAAGCCCATAACGAAAAAACCTGCCGAAGTAAGGATGGGAAAGGGTAAAGGAGCCACAGAAGGGTGGGTAGCGGTTGTCAGGCCCGGTAAAGTGCTCTATGAGATAAAGGGTGTTCCCGAGGACAAAGCAAGAGAAGCATTGAGAATCGCATCTTTTAAGCTTCCTATTGAAACAAGATTTATTGTAAGAAGCGAGGATTTATGA
- the rpmC gene encoding 50S ribosomal protein L29, translating to MKAKELKDLTAEELLKKKKDVKEEVFNLRFQHSTGQLENTARMKLVRRDVARIETILKEKELNK from the coding sequence ATGAAAGCGAAAGAGTTGAAAGATCTGACAGCCGAAGAGCTTTTGAAAAAGAAAAAAGATGTTAAAGAGGAAGTGTTTAACCTGAGGTTTCAACATTCCACAGGGCAACTTGAGAATACTGCGAGAATGAAGCTTGTAAGGCGCGACGTTGCACGGATAGAGACGATATTAAAAGAAAAGGAACTGAATAAATAG
- the rpsQ gene encoding 30S ribosomal protein S17, translated as MESKEKTNRKRIIGIVVKDKMEKTVVVEVERSFKHSIYHKYVQTKKRYKAHDETNRCTVGDKVVIIEARPLSKEKRWLVKEIIKKEVHTLIQEEV; from the coding sequence ATGGAATCAAAAGAGAAAACAAACAGAAAAAGAATAATCGGTATTGTTGTAAAAGATAAAATGGAGAAGACAGTTGTTGTGGAAGTTGAAAGGTCTTTTAAACATTCCATATACCATAAATACGTTCAGACAAAAAAGAGATATAAGGCACACGACGAGACAAACAGATGTACAGTCGGTGACAAGGTTGTAATCATTGAAGCGAGACCCTTGAGCAAAGAGAAAAGATGGCTGGTGAAGGAAATTATTAAAAAGGAAGTGCATACGCTAATCCAGGAAGAGGTGTAA
- the rplN gene encoding 50S ribosomal protein L14 → MIQVRTKLEVADNSGAKKLGCIRVLGGSRKRYGTVGDIIVASVKEVIPNSKVKKGEVVKAVIVRTKKEIRRVDGSYVKFDDNSAVIINQHNEPVGTRIFGPVARELRAKKFMKIVSLAPEVV, encoded by the coding sequence ATGATACAGGTAAGAACTAAGCTCGAGGTAGCAGATAATTCCGGTGCGAAGAAGCTTGGGTGTATCAGAGTTCTTGGTGGATCAAGAAAACGGTATGGAACAGTGGGAGATATTATTGTCGCCTCTGTAAAAGAAGTGATTCCAAATTCCAAGGTAAAAAAAGGCGAGGTCGTTAAGGCTGTTATAGTCAGGACTAAAAAGGAAATAAGAAGGGTTGACGGCTCATATGTAAAGTTTGATGATAATTCAGCCGTCATAATAAATCAGCATAATGAGCCTGTCGGGACAAGAATCTTTGGACCTGTGGCAAGAGAATTGAGGGCAAAGAAATTCATGAAGATTGTTTCATTAGCGCCTGAGGTAGTGTGA
- the rplX gene encoding 50S ribosomal protein L24, which translates to MNKEHHVRKDDLVMVTTGKDKGKTGKVLRINKKKDRLVVEKVNMVKRHVKPSQKTKGGIMEKEGLIHVSNVMIYCEKCSKPVRVGNKLLEDGKKIRFCKKCNEAVDK; encoded by the coding sequence ATGAATAAAGAACACCATGTTAGAAAAGATGACCTTGTTATGGTTACAACCGGTAAAGACAAGGGCAAAACCGGCAAGGTTTTAAGGATAAACAAAAAGAAGGACCGTCTCGTTGTCGAAAAGGTAAATATGGTAAAAAGACACGTAAAACCAAGCCAGAAGACAAAGGGCGGTATTATGGAAAAAGAAGGCTTAATACATGTTTCGAATGTGATGATTTATTGTGAAAAGTGTTCGAAGCCTGTGCGAGTCGGAAACAAACTGCTCGAAGATGGCAAGAAAATAAGGTTTTGTAAAAAATGCAATGAGGCAGTTGATAAGTAA
- the rplE gene encoding 50S ribosomal protein L5: protein MEFYEKEVIPAMMHKFKYKNVMQIPKIEKIVANMGVGEAIQNIKVLDIASGDLTTITGQKPVITKAKKSIASFKLRAGMPIGCMVTLRRERMYEFFHKLVHIVLPRVRDFKGVSSKSFDGRGNYTLGLKEQIIFPEIDYDKIDKARGMNITIKTTAKTDEEGLELLRLMGMPFRG from the coding sequence ATGGAATTTTACGAAAAAGAAGTGATACCTGCTATGATGCATAAATTTAAATATAAAAATGTAATGCAAATCCCAAAAATTGAAAAGATTGTGGCGAATATGGGTGTAGGAGAAGCGATTCAAAACATCAAAGTTCTCGACATCGCATCGGGTGACCTTACAACAATAACAGGTCAAAAACCTGTGATTACAAAGGCAAAAAAATCAATAGCTTCTTTTAAATTGAGGGCGGGTATGCCCATAGGTTGTATGGTAACGCTCCGGAGAGAAAGAATGTACGAGTTCTTTCATAAGCTTGTCCATATTGTCCTCCCCAGGGTAAGAGACTTTAAGGGCGTGTCATCCAAATCGTTTGACGGGAGAGGAAATTATACCCTCGGCTTGAAAGAACAGATAATCTTTCCTGAAATAGATTATGACAAAATCGATAAGGCACGGGGCATGAATATTACAATAAAAACAACTGCAAAAACTGACGAAGAAGGTTTGGAATTATTAAGACTGATGGGGATGCCATTCAGGGGCTGA
- a CDS encoding type Z 30S ribosomal protein S14, which produces MARKAMIEKCKGVPKFKVRVRNRCSVCGRPRAFLRKFELCRICFRNYALKGEIPGVTKSSW; this is translated from the coding sequence ATGGCAAGAAAAGCTATGATTGAAAAATGTAAAGGTGTTCCTAAATTTAAGGTCAGAGTAAGGAATCGATGTTCAGTTTGCGGGAGGCCAAGGGCCTTTTTGAGGAAGTTCGAACTGTGCAGGATATGTTTCAGGAATTATGCCTTAAAAGGCGAGATCCCTGGAGTGACTAAATCAAGCTGGTAA
- the rpsH gene encoding 30S ribosomal protein S8, with product MPTVDPISDMLTRIRNALMVRHESVDVPYSNVKLGISKILKEEGYIRNYKIFVDEQRKKHLKVYISYDDANVSVITGLKRISKPGRKVYAKVGELPKLTKRIGMVVLSTSHGLMTDKNAKKNNVGGEPLLLIW from the coding sequence ATGCCAACAGTAGATCCTATTTCCGATATGCTAACAAGGATTAGAAATGCATTAATGGTTCGCCATGAATCTGTTGACGTGCCATATTCCAATGTGAAACTTGGTATATCTAAAATTCTTAAAGAAGAAGGGTACATCAGGAATTATAAGATTTTTGTAGATGAGCAGAGGAAAAAACATTTAAAGGTTTATATAAGCTATGACGATGCAAACGTAAGCGTAATAACGGGTTTAAAGCGTATAAGCAAACCGGGAAGAAAGGTGTATGCTAAAGTGGGTGAATTGCCAAAGCTGACCAAACGAATAGGCATGGTAGTACTTTCAACTTCCCACGGGCTTATGACTGATAAAAATGCAAAAAAAAATAATGTTGGAGGGGAACCCCTCCTCTTGATCTGGTGA
- the rplF gene encoding 50S ribosomal protein L6, giving the protein MSRIGRKPIILPEGARFDLQDGEIIVSGPNGTLKRGLITGLELDVAGNSVSVKRMNDDLKTKGYHGLMRTLINNMVEGVSKGFEKKLEIVGIGYRAEMQGDSIVFYLGYSHPIKFPLPKGITAQVEKQTQVTIRGFDKELVGQTAAKIRMLRKPDVYKNKGVKYATETLRKKAGKTGKK; this is encoded by the coding sequence ATGTCAAGGATAGGCAGAAAACCAATTATACTGCCTGAAGGTGCAAGGTTTGATCTTCAAGATGGGGAAATTATTGTTTCAGGACCAAACGGGACATTGAAGCGAGGTCTTATAACGGGCTTGGAACTGGACGTTGCAGGAAATTCTGTTTCAGTCAAGAGGATGAACGATGACCTGAAGACGAAGGGATACCACGGACTGATGAGGACGCTCATTAACAATATGGTCGAGGGTGTCAGTAAAGGGTTCGAGAAAAAGCTCGAGATTGTCGGTATTGGATACAGGGCAGAAATGCAGGGTGATAGCATTGTTTTCTACCTTGGCTATTCTCACCCGATCAAATTCCCCTTGCCCAAAGGGATAACCGCACAGGTTGAGAAGCAGACTCAGGTAACGATAAGGGGATTTGATAAAGAACTTGTCGGGCAAACAGCAGCAAAAATAAGGATGCTGAGAAAGCCTGATGTTTACAAGAATAAGGGTGTAAAATATGCCACCGAAACCTTGAGGAAGAAGGCAGGGAAAACCGGGAAGAAGTAA
- the rplR gene encoding 50S ribosomal protein L18 — protein sequence MDRKDKVESRIKRKKRIRKNIFGTMDKPRLCVYKSLKGMYVQLVDDANDKVITGASTLNKEIKGQIKSGGNIEGAKKVGEYIGKKAISIGITHVVFDRNGFKYHGRIKALADSAREAGLIF from the coding sequence ATGGACAGAAAAGATAAGGTAGAGTCAAGGATAAAAAGGAAAAAAAGAATAAGAAAGAATATCTTTGGCACAATGGATAAGCCAAGGCTCTGTGTATATAAAAGCCTGAAAGGCATGTATGTGCAACTTGTCGATGATGCGAATGATAAAGTGATTACAGGTGCATCTACATTGAACAAGGAGATTAAAGGACAGATTAAAAGCGGTGGCAATATTGAAGGTGCCAAAAAAGTCGGGGAATATATAGGAAAAAAGGCAATCAGCATTGGTATCACCCATGTGGTATTTGACAGGAATGGTTTTAAATACCATGGTAGGATCAAAGCTCTTGCAGACAGCGCAAGAGAAGCCGGTTTAATATTTTAA
- the rpsE gene encoding 30S ribosomal protein S5, which yields MEKKRIELDGIELQDRLVYINRVAKVVKGGRRFSFSAIVVVGDGNGRVGYGLGKSKEVPDAIRKAIERAKKDLVNVSVIHGTIPHEIKGKYGASEVFMKPAREGTGVIAGRAVRAVVEVAGITNILTKCYGSRNYHNVVKATIMGLSQLKTRDMFLKQRGKSKGEEG from the coding sequence ATTGAGAAAAAACGCATAGAACTTGATGGGATTGAGCTACAGGACAGGTTGGTTTACATAAATCGTGTCGCGAAGGTCGTGAAAGGCGGAAGAAGATTCAGCTTTAGCGCCATCGTCGTGGTTGGCGATGGAAACGGTCGTGTAGGGTACGGTCTTGGCAAGTCTAAAGAGGTACCGGATGCAATACGAAAGGCTATTGAGCGGGCAAAAAAAGATTTAGTTAATGTCAGTGTTATACATGGGACCATCCCGCATGAAATTAAGGGCAAATATGGCGCAAGCGAGGTATTCATGAAGCCTGCACGGGAAGGCACAGGCGTTATCGCAGGCAGGGCAGTTCGTGCTGTCGTTGAGGTAGCCGGTATAACAAACATATTGACCAAATGCTACGGTTCAAGAAATTATCATAATGTTGTAAAAGCAACAATAATGGGCCTTTCGCAGTTAAAAACACGTGATATGTTTTTAAAGCAAAGAGGTAAGAGTAAGGGCGAGGAGGGTTAA
- the rpmD gene encoding 50S ribosomal protein L30 → MSHLKIKWVHSTISCTQDMRATVKSLGFKRLYEERIVKNTPEMRGMVKKVIHLVKVLEDVQ, encoded by the coding sequence GTGTCTCATCTTAAGATAAAGTGGGTACATAGCACTATCAGTTGCACTCAAGACATGAGGGCAACTGTAAAGAGCCTTGGTTTTAAAAGGCTCTATGAGGAAAGAATTGTAAAAAACACACCGGAAATGAGGGGCATGGTCAAAAAAGTGATCCATCTTGTAAAAGTTTTGGAGGACGTTCAATAA
- the rplO gene encoding 50S ribosomal protein L15, translated as MKLSDLKPSEGSRKKRKRVGRGTGSGHGTTATYGNKGQRATSGGTKGKSFEGGQMPLTRRIPKRGFRNPFRKEYALIKIADLEIFKGKEKVEIQDFLETGLVKDVKSGVKLLSGGEIGFAIKLVVHKASKQAIEKIKAQGGDVEVLI; from the coding sequence ATGAAACTTTCTGATTTAAAACCAAGCGAAGGCTCAAGGAAAAAGAGAAAAAGAGTCGGGAGAGGAACAGGCTCCGGACATGGAACAACGGCAACTTATGGAAATAAGGGGCAACGTGCAACAAGCGGCGGCACGAAAGGCAAATCGTTTGAAGGCGGCCAGATGCCTCTTACGAGAAGGATACCGAAGAGAGGATTCAGAAATCCCTTCAGAAAAGAATATGCCTTGATAAAAATTGCTGATCTTGAAATATTTAAAGGAAAGGAAAAGGTAGAGATACAAGACTTCCTGGAAACTGGACTTGTTAAAGACGTGAAATCTGGTGTGAAGCTTTTGTCCGGCGGTGAAATAGGCTTTGCCATTAAATTGGTTGTCCATAAGGCATCTAAACAGGCTATAGAGAAGATTAAAGCTCAAGGCGGAGATGTGGAGGTATTGATTTAA
- the secY gene encoding preprotein translocase subunit SecY, which produces MGGFQNIGKIPELKRRILVTLALLAVYRVGVHIPTPGIDGAVLAGIFERAKGTLLGFFDMFAGGGLERLSVFALGIMPYISASIILQLLTVVVPTLERLSKEGESGRKKITQYTRYGTVLISLIQGFGISIGLEQMKGAAGELVVYNAGWSFRLMTMITLTGGTAFIMWLGEQITEKGIGNGISLIIFAGIVARMPNAIASTMGLVNSGEMNWFVVILLVAMMLVVVAFIIFMETSQRRIPVQYAKRVVGRKVYGGQATHLPLKLNTAGVIPPIFASSILMFPATIASFIDHPYMKKFAELLTPGTFLHELLYVGFIVFFCFFYTAIVFNPDSVADNMKKYGGYIPGIRPGKKTSEYIEKILSRVTFVGAMYISFVCVLPTLLVSKFNAPFYFGGTALLIVVGVALDTIQQIESHLILRHYDGLVKKSSRIRGRR; this is translated from the coding sequence ATGGGAGGTTTCCAGAATATTGGAAAAATCCCTGAACTTAAGCGCAGAATTCTCGTTACCCTTGCCTTGCTTGCAGTGTATAGGGTCGGTGTTCATATACCAACTCCTGGCATTGACGGCGCTGTATTAGCAGGGATATTCGAAAGAGCGAAGGGAACTTTGCTTGGCTTCTTTGATATGTTCGCCGGCGGCGGTTTGGAACGCCTTTCTGTTTTTGCACTTGGCATAATGCCTTACATCAGTGCATCCATTATTTTACAGCTTTTAACCGTGGTGGTTCCTACGCTTGAGCGATTGTCGAAAGAGGGAGAGTCCGGCAGGAAGAAAATCACCCAGTACACCCGGTACGGGACAGTGCTTATAAGCCTTATACAGGGTTTTGGAATAAGTATCGGCTTAGAACAGATGAAGGGAGCAGCCGGAGAGCTCGTTGTTTACAATGCGGGTTGGAGTTTTAGACTCATGACAATGATTACATTGACTGGTGGGACAGCATTCATAATGTGGCTTGGTGAACAGATTACAGAAAAGGGTATCGGTAACGGTATATCGCTTATCATATTTGCAGGTATTGTAGCGAGGATGCCCAATGCAATTGCAAGTACAATGGGTCTGGTGAATTCCGGTGAAATGAACTGGTTTGTTGTCATTTTACTGGTTGCAATGATGCTTGTGGTGGTTGCCTTTATTATATTTATGGAGACATCGCAGAGGAGGATACCGGTTCAGTACGCCAAGCGAGTTGTTGGCAGAAAGGTATACGGAGGACAGGCAACACATTTGCCCTTAAAGCTTAACACCGCCGGCGTTATCCCGCCGATCTTTGCTTCATCGATCCTTATGTTTCCTGCAACGATTGCCAGTTTCATAGACCATCCGTATATGAAGAAATTTGCAGAGCTTCTCACGCCGGGTACCTTTTTGCACGAGCTTTTGTATGTCGGTTTTATCGTTTTCTTCTGTTTCTTTTATACGGCAATAGTTTTTAATCCCGACAGTGTTGCAGATAATATGAAAAAATATGGCGGTTATATTCCGGGTATAAGACCGGGGAAAAAGACATCGGAGTATATAGAAAAAATTCTTTCAAGGGTGACTTTTGTTGGCGCCATGTATATATCGTTTGTCTGCGTTCTGCCTACTTTATTGGTGAGTAAATTTAATGCACCCTTCTATTTTGGCGGTACCGCCTTGCTTATAGTGGTTGGTGTGGCCCTTGATACGATTCAGCAGATAGAGTCGCACCTGATACTCCGGCACTATGATGGCCTTGTTAAGAAATCTTCCCGGATAAGGGGAAGACGATAG